TCTAGCGGTGGAAGAGGACAAGCAGCAGAAGATTGCACGTGTGAGTACTACTTTAAGTGCTGCAGCAGCCACTTTAACTTTGATGAGTGAGTATAGAGTGTAATTCAACACTAAATAGTTCCCACTCATCCATCCATCCTTTCTTTGGTTGACATTGGTGAATACAATCGCAGTGCAGCAATCCTTGCCTAAGACTATCTCCTGAATGGTTGCCCATACCTGGTTGGCATTGAGGACAAATTTTTCTTACACACTTCTTTTTAGTAAATATTTGTGTATCCGTTTACAGATATATCCTTTAAACATCTGTAAATGAACTTAGTTAGTTTAAATGACCTTTTTCCATCTGTAGTTGCTCCAGCTTTGGGAGAAGAATGGCTACTTTGATGAGGCTACAATTCAGCAACTGCAGAGCCCTGCTCTTGGATTGGGACAGCACCAGGTAATTCTGTTCTATTGCAAGGTTATAAATTGTTGTTGCATTGCTTGCCCTATGGTTACCTTCAGTGATTAGAAATTCAGTGGTGTTTGGCCCTGAAAAAAGAAGCTTAACTATCTTCTATGCATTCTTTAGCACTTCAATATTAAATCATAAAAAAACTATAGAACAGTTAGTTGCAGAAGGGACAACAAATAGCCTTTCAGTGATCAGTATGCTCGTACATACCAATATGCCCAAAAGCTTCTCATGTACTGCTGTGTTACAAATGTCCTTGCTCcaagtatgtatgttctgttttgttaACGTCTGTATATCATTTGTGCCCGCTTCTCTTTACCGGTTTCATTGGGTCTCAATACAGGCTGCTTTACTGGGAGAGTACTCCACTGTAGTGCAGCCAATCCTCATGGCATTCCAGCAGCAGATCCAAACCCTGAAAACACAGCATGAGGAGTTTGTGGCTGGTTtaaaacagcagcagcagcaaatcCAGATCCCAGTGATGGAGCCAATTCCAGAGCCAACAGCACCAGCTCCTACCCCTGCACCAGCTCAAATTCCCCCACCAGGTAGCTACAAGTTCCTTGTACTTGTTTATTTTTTCCAGTTCTTTTATAATTTGTATTAATATTAGCTCTCTAATAAAAAGGATGCTATCCCCACCCTACCTCTTTTCAAATACAATTCTCTCATATTGTTTCTCCCTTGTTCTCTTCTTTATAGAGGATGTGAAACCTGCACTTGCTATCCCTACTCCATCAGAATTTGAGCCCCCTCCCGGaagtgtaccagatcctggcaaTGCAGGAACCAGAGGTCCAGTTCCTCATGAACAGATCCCTCCAAATAAACCACCTTGGTTTGAACAGCCACAGCCTATGGCTCCCTGGGGTCAGcagcaggtatatatatatattaagttagAGCAACCATTCTTATTTGATACTAAATTAATGCAACAACTAcagttttatttagatttttgtgACAAATAGAAGTATTTTACAAAATTCAGTAATTCAGGAAATAGTAGTTATGAGGAGTGAGATTTATAAATGAAACCTTTTTTTATAAGGGAGTTTACAACTTGTCATTCTTATAATACCTTTTCTGTTTGGGAGTAATCTCTGTCATGCTATGTTAGTAACATGAAATTAAGATGGAACAATTTTTATGCACTTTGGCTCTGAGGAGATTCTTTAAACTCCTTGTGCTTTTCCATTTCTCCATAGCCCTGCGAGCAACCCCCTTTTCCACACCACCAGGCCCCTCCTCACTGCCCTCCATGGAACAATAGTCATGAAGGTATGTGGAACGAGCGTGATCCAAACTGGAACAGCGAACCTGAGCCAGCATGGAACAGCCAGAGAGAACCTCCATGGAATAACCAGTTTGATGCTCCTTGGAGCAACCAGCATGAACAGCCACCATGGGGTGGTGGAGCTCAAAGGGACCCACATTTCCGCATGCAGCGCCCGCCTCACTTTCTGGGGCCATTCCCACCTCACCAACAACAGCACCCACCTCAATTCAATCAGCCACCCCACCCTCATAACTTCAACCGATTTCCGCCACGCTTTATGCAGGAGGATTTTCCTCCACGTCATCCTTTTGAGAGACCACCCTTCCCTCATCGGTTTGATTATCCACAAGGAGGAGACTTTCCTTCAGGTAACTAgcaatttaatttttgtttacagTTTTATTAGCAAGTCCCcaaagcttttgttttttttattccagaaAATCAGATTTAAGCCTTTCCCTACTTCTTTTTACCCCTACTAACATTTCCCAGTTCTCTCCGACCCCTCTTTCCTCCCCTTGTTCCCTTTCTCTCAAGATCTATACATCTGTCTGTACTATTTTGATTCACATATCTGCAATCTCACACTGATATACTCATACTTTTATTctctaagtaaaaaaaattgtactgtgGATTTGCACTTGTTCTGATATGTATATGTTAACATTCCAATCTTAATCCCTTCCCccgtgttttctttttttgtacccCTCTCTCACACCCTTGATTTCAGTGAAATTTCAATAAAATTTTTAATTGAGGGAAAAAATAGAAAATCATATTTAAATAAGACCACATGTATGGGCTTATGGGACAAATATGTGCATATCCTATCTTTAATAATTGGTTAGGTACACTCTACCAGAGTAGAACACACACCCTATTGCTGAGTCTTCAATTAGAGTGTTTATCTAATCAATGATTAAAGATATGGGAGTCAAGAAGTTAAATTTGGCGAAACAAATCAGACAAGATCAGTCTGCTCAGAACAAGGGGTTGGAATATGGCCACACACAGAGACCAACAGCTGTCATCTTCAGACCACATTTTCCTCCATGCCCAATGGTGGATCCTATAGTTTTTGATGGGATTGTTCTCTGACATCAGTTTTTTGGGGAGCCACAGTATCAGGCCAATTGCCTATTATCTGCTGTGATATCACAGCTTAGGGCCAGGTTAAAGGTTAAGTTTGTTTTTGAAATGTTAGATGTCCGAGCACTGAATCTTTTCAAATGGAATTCATCTGCTCACAAGTAGGTAGTTTAGTGCAGCTTTAATGTCTATTTTTCTGTCAGAAGTAGAAATGTTTTAACTCTTATTATTAATCATCATCCTCCTATTAGAAATGGGACCGCCACACCATCACCAAGGCCACAGAATGCCTCACCCCAGTATGAACGAACATCCTCCATGGGGAGGTCCCCAACATCAAGACTTTGGCCCACCACCACATGGGTTTAATGGGCAGCCACCTCATATGCGTAGACAAGGACCTCCACATGTCAACCATGATGACCCCAGCCTTGTACCCAATGTCCCTTATTTTGATCTTCCTGCTGGACTTATGGCCCCATTGGTTAAGGTAATTTGCTTTTGCTTGTTCAGAGCTGCCAATATTTACCATTGAGAGTGTGTGAATTGTCTGGTTTCAAGCTTCCCTTTTTGATGGCAGACCTTTCTTTTACTTCATTATCAGGGCAacagattttgttttaaaaaaagttgtattGTTAGAAATAACTTACCACCTCCTAATAAATATAAGGCTATTAGGAGTCACATTGGAGTTTCTTGGTCTTCATTCTCATGCTTTTTTTTGTTATGGGACTGCtctgtgacttttgcatttataccTTTTATCTCTTCTGGGCAGTTGGAAGACCATGAGTACAAACCTCTTGACCCTAAGGACATCCGCCTTCCTCCTCCAATGCCTCCCAGTGAAAGGCTCCTAGCTGCTGTTGAAGCATTTTACAGCCCTCCATCACATGACAGACCTCGGAACAGGTTAGTACTCATGATCCTTTATAAAGCTTATAGACATCCTTGATTGGCACACTTTTTATCAGTTAAGTTGCTGAGCAAAATGAACCTACATTGGCTTCTAATGGATTTCCTTTATCTTGGTCTGCCCATATTGTTTTGTCAGATGGTGACATTGCTTTACTCATGTGCACCACTGCTACTTGAGAGATTTATTCTCAACCATACTagataaaacaatagcatttTATCCAGCAATcgctgcactggggtcatggtaAATGCATCCACTCTACTCGCTGAAGCACAGAGGCAAATTCCACCATGACTGAAGCGCAGAACAGAAGATGTACACCTGTCAAACAATAATgtaggtgtcctaaggcgagctcagagaggacagaaacctcccgtggagcagaagggctagCAATGTTTAGCAAGTTTAGCAATGATCTCAGGCAGGCATTCTAGGTATGTCCACCATGCACTGCACTGGAGGTAAAGCGTGGTCGTCTTAACCAGTTTGTAAGAGGGTTTTTAaagatgtttaattttttttttttttttatgttcatgtCCTATATGTAGAGTTTTGTGATGTTTTTCTCATCTAGTACAGTCAATTTCTGAATAACTGTTGTGCTATAATTTAGTGCAGGACATGTTCAATCAGTTTCTGCATATAAGTTATAAAATACAACCtaagcttttaaaaataaaaataatctgttatttaaatataaaagttaAATCATGTTGCAAAGTAAAAAATGTTCCCTTTTTGTTGATGGAAAGCCTGTGGGTACATATAAATTGTAAAATTAAGGGTTCTCCAACAattttctgtttcatgtcatgaAAAAGCAACAACCATGTGTCTGGATTTTGTCCTATTATAAATTTTTACTGAAACAATCATTTTTTTCTTGTCCGCTCACACAACATTGTTAGGTAGCTTCTAATATCACTTGATAGACTTCAAGCCCTCTGTCTATATGGATTCCACTACTGTTTCCACAGTAACATTTATCTGCTCTCCTGTTATCCCCCAGTGAAGGTTGGGAGCAGAATGGCCTGTATGAATTCTTCAGAGCAAAAATGAGGGCTCGGCGGCGGAAAGGCCAGGATAAAAGGAGCAGGTGAGGGAGCAAATATCAATACCCTGTATTCCAGATATGTTTTCGGAGACTTGCTGTGCTAATGGGAAGCAGCCTCACAGGCAATGGGACATGTATGTTGCGGGCTTAACACTTGCTGTTTTTAAGTTGTGTATAGATGTGGTTTTGTAGTtaagtgagaaaaaaaatcagaccAGTATGAAAGGTGTGTTTTTTTGGGAAAATACTAAATAAAGCActaagttgtttttttaatttttttttcttaaccccTTAATTTCTGAGAATGATATATCTTTCAAATGATATGACCCTTAGTAGTAGTTATTTGGTGATAACGTGATTACCAGACAgtctatttaaaaaacaaaacaaaactaggATAACCTCGTTTGAAAGTAGAGAATCCCCTCTTTCAAGTAAGGTGTGCCCTTTGTAGTTGTCTACACTACAGAAAGCGTTAAGTCCAGAGGGGAGGGCAATGGTTATATTCTCCACATCTTCCCCTTCCTAGCGCCAATAAATCAAGGGGTACCCTCCTTTGATGCAgtaggttgtctagttttcaaaattGTATGTTACATTTATTGTTCCTACACATTTCATTCAAGACTATACAAACTAgtaaaaaaatgcataatattTAAGTGCAGATTTTATCACGAAAATCTGTGTAGAATCCTgccttttgtttttttggaggCGGATTGATGCCAAAGTAAGAGCCACAACATGTTTCTGGGTGTTTagggaaaaaaagaaacatttgcttttagttcatttTGTTGCAATTTAAATCAAAAGTACAaaacacctttgttttttttagtgcattttgGTTAGATTTCTTTTAGTACTATCGGAAGATACAAGTAAAGAAATTGTGTATTTTGATAATACAAAGTCTAGTtttgtacaaaaacaaaaaaaaggtatAATTTGTCTGGGTACCGCACAAACAAGTTACTGACATTGATATTGGCATATGAGCAACCCTAAAAGAGCCAAAATAGGTCCAGCAGTGAAGGGGTTATTTGTCTGCTGCTTTTTGTTACATAGTAACAAATGaatgtatctatatatgtataattaagtTAGCCTTAATTTCAATTAGGTTATTGGCAGGGAGACAAGTTATGGAATACTGAGATCAGCTGTACAGACATGTGTTCCATATTCTTTGGGACAAAAGTTCTATTATATATTAGTAGGAACAATTCTTATAGGTATGTAAATATGTAATACATATAGGCCTGTAATTAAAAACTATGGTGATTTAAGTGGAGTTAACCTGAGGGACATGAGTACAATTATCTTTCTAAGAGGTAGAACACTCCTTGTTTTGGTCAGGAATTTTTTCATTTGTATACAACTTACAGACTATACTACTGAGACAGATCCTGACAAGCGCACAAGTTGATATTCATAAACCACCGCTATGCCCACGTTAACCAATATCTGACCTCCCTCACGCTTTCCCATAATTGCAGTTTGTGTACAGATGTTTCAACCTAATTAATTCTGTGCATAAAAAAACTGcagatctgtatttattttttaagcttATTTTGGTATTGTTCTCAAACTTACTATTATTGCTGGTAGGCCATCAAGATCCCAAAGTCGATCAAAAAGTCGTGGACAGTCCTCCTCCCGTTCCAATTCCAGATCTTCAAAGTCCTCCCGCTCTTACTCTAGGTCTCGTTCAGGTTCTCGGTCCCGATCCAGGTCTTATTCTCGATCCAGGTCAAGGTAAGGCATGCAGCAATGGAAAGTGTAGAGTTAAAACAAGTGGTCCTATTTAGGCCATGGTTTGTGTTTGGTTATGTCACGTACTTTGAGAATGCAGAAATTCAGGAAGTAAAACCAATTCTATGGTTATTTTCTGGGTTTTAAGTATCCGATGCTCTGAAAAATGTATCCTATGCATTCCAAGGGACCGTTggaacaatattctgtatagtCTTACATGAGTTACTAAACAAATAGCTTAATGGATCATTTCTGCAAAAGCAACATGaaacatatttataatatctACCTCCTACTTTCTCATTGTGTTGGGATACCATTCTATTATTCCTGGCGGAGGATCTTCACCAATCAGCAGTCTACTAAATACAATTGacaaatgtatatttgtattgcatatccttTTGTTTCAGGAGTAGAAGCAGGTCTCGGTCATCTCGTAGTCCCTCAAGATCTCGGTCTCGATCAAAATCCCTCTCACCTGGAAGAAGACGCAGGTCTAGGTCTCGCAGTGCAACCCCACCGTAAGTAGAAAGCAGAAAGGGAAAAAGAAATCACTAGATAAACAGATTGAAATCTTTAAATTGTCTGAGAAGAACATTTGTTTATCTAAAGTTACATTTGCAGTTGCATTGTACTGTTCTGGTATGTGATACTTTAATAGCTATTTGAAAAGTTTATAGTGGTAGATGGGCTGGATATCATGGGAGTGAAGGCAGAACTCTACAGTATAGGCGCCTCACATCTATTCATGTGTAATTGACACCTGGGTGGAGGTGAATAAACATTATTTGGACATTGTTGCTTATTAACAGAGATCACTGGGTGGAGGGAACCCTCTGGAAAGTCTAGTTGTGTCCCTTAAGGCCAGCAAAAGCTAGTAAGGGACCATATGGATCTTATGTGTTCCAGTTGGAGCCTTCTGCACTCAGTCTGATATTATATGTTAATGTCTTTACAGTTCTTCTTCAGGCTTGGGTTCTGGGCCTGCAGCAACTGTACCCATGGTGCGTCTTGGGGAGGAGAACAAGGGGCACCAGATGCTAGTCAAAATGGGTAAGATGTGAAACTGTTTGCTTGTCTAATGTCCGTACACTTGAAGCGCTGATATGTGAGCTGGAACTTGGTTAAGCCACCGGACCCTTTCCCTATGTACTTCCTCAGAGATCCTAATTAAAGTAAAGCAGTTATAAGGTTGCCATTTCTACCTATTCTTTTGAAGTTCTATAGCTTCTtaaacagaaggaaaaaaaaaaacgtgagcCTTAGGCCTACTACTACTATCATAAACACAGTACCACGTTGATTAGGTAGATGCAAATTCTGCTGAGCCTGTGTTTAATTGTCTTTCACTACAGGAAAAAAGCAACAACATTTCAATAGTTGTTGATATAAATCAATTGCAGCAATTTCACTATATTTAAAAGTGTTTGTATGTGTGCCCTGCACCCTCTTTATTTAGCCCATTTTATACAGCCACTTTCTTTTAACTGAAATGTGTTTTAATTCATTATATTTAACCCTTTAAAATTCTACCCTTGTTATAATGGTGGTATACAGTTGGAACACATTATTGTAGCAGTTGTCACTGAATGTGTATTTATTCCTTAGGATGGAGTGGAGCTGGGGGCCTTGGTGCAAATGAGCAGGGAATTCAAGACCCAATTAAAGGTGGGGACATCCGTGACAAGTGGGACCAGTACAAAGGAGTTGGAGTCTCTCTTGATGACCCTTACGAAAATTATCGTAGGAATAAAAGCTATTCCTTCATCGCTCGTATGAAAGCAAGGGATGAGAGTAAGTACTGGGAAGAATGGTGTGACTTTCTTATGCAAGCTGAAACACATGCTCATAGTATATCATTTacagattttttaaaatgtacttacaTTAAATATAATGCAAAGATTGAGTTGCTTAGTCAGAGGTGTGCTGAAACTTGCTGTGTATATTTACATTCCATATTTTGTCTAACTGATGTCATTCCTTTTAAAGCACCACATATTAAAAACAGCATGGGCCAATTAACATGATAACTTTAAATTTGCCAATATTTACCTGCTTTTGACTGTATTAAATTAGAACTTTAAGCAAATGGATCATAGACAAAACTGTAAAGcggtaatttttatttatagtatgTAAGGAAATATTATCAATATAGATAATGTAGTAGTCAATTGAAAACTACACCAAAATTGAAAACaaatcagaaaattaaaaaaatataaaatgataaatcctgtaaacaaaataaataacgaagaaaaagtttatattttttatattatatatttttttttatatctttgtttataatttttattattcaatttgtTTTTCTGATTTGTTTTCAATTTTGGTGTTGGTGCATTTTTCAATTGGCTTGTACATTATCTATATTGTGCTCTTTACTTACATACTATTGATGGACTTTATAAAATAAAGAGCAGCATTAACATTATTGAGAGCACTCTACCTCTATATATCCTTGGTATTTTCTATCTATTGCAGATTTTAAAGCAGGAGGACCCTTTCCCCCAGGCGCAACTCCACCAGCCAACAGTGAGTATTTTTTGCGTTAACTTTTacctgtttttctttttcctgccattggggggcaATGTGCTATAGTAGGTGGAATTGGAGCTTTTAAATCTTAAACTGTTGAGGGATAGCTCCTCCCCCTACTATGTCCCTTCCATTAGAGACGTCTTCAATTTTAGTTATGTGCCCTTTGGAGTTagggtgtctttttttttttttttttttatattttttatttctttgccctgtgttttaatttttaattcttACTTTTTAACCTTTTCATAGCAGATCAGGGATGCCTCCCAGGGAGTGACTAGCCTGTCTgcttccttcactctgggtccCATCAGGCTTACCTCCTTCTCAGCTATTTGCAAGCTCCTCTAGCTCACATTTCAGCAGTGCGTGTAGGCTAATGAGATAGCCGCTGCACTGTCGGAGCTCTGGCAGGTAACATTTATGTTTCCCCCCTTAGCAACGAGCAGCTGTGCAAGAGACTGCTCGAACAGGGGGAAGCCACAGGAGCAAATCTCTACGGAGAGTGGCAAAGTGACTGAGAATGGCTCACTGTTTCTCAGAACTTAAGCGACTTTGACCAAATTGCTGTACTCACAAATAGTGAGTACACCTCATACGACCATGTGACATGTCTCCTCTAAGCAGCGAACATTGATATCTGTTCCAGCGCTTGACTGTCACTTCACCAAACTAAGTAAAAAATCTTGCTTAAAATGTACTGAAGGGACTAGGGAACATGCCGCCTCAGCACATATGGCCAGCTTTCCTTCTTGGAAGCAGCTATTTGCTTTACAAATTGCTGTATTATTGCAGATCTTCCACAGTCTGTGCCTTGTAGTTTGGTGCCATTATTACACAGGCTGTATATAAGTATGCTGTTACCACATCTTCCATACAGTGTGTTCCACCCTGGTGATTTATGTATGCCACTGTCGCGGCATTGATTGAATTTGTAGAGGCTTTCCTGACAGGAACCTAAGCTAACTCTGAGCCGAACAGAGTAACCCCATCAAAAGGTAAGTCCTCTAACACTTTTGCAATCAGCATCCGCTGTCCACGTGCGTAACCATGGGCTACGATGAGCAATAAAGAGGGCCGAAGATTTTGCATTGACGGACACAGCATCCATGGCTGCGTGACCTACATAATCTGAAGTCTCTTGTATAGGCTCTGCTCAAGTGAGAAGCTCCATACGCGGAATGTTCTCCTGCAATCCTCTCACTAATCTTTCAGCCCACAGCTGAATAGCCTTGTTTGCCCGAGCAACAGCCATATTGGTTTTTAATAAACTGCCTGCCGCAGTATATGCTGAGCGGAGAGCTAAATCACATTTCTTATCAGTGCGGTCCCTCAGAGATACCCACTCCTGAATCTCCTGAATGGGAATGGCAGAGGCTGAAGACAAGCGAGCTACTGGGGTGTCTACCCTAGGTAATGCCTTCCACTTAATCGAGTCCTCTGCCGGAAGAGGGTAAAGAGACTTAAACCTGCCTGGCATCATAAATTGTTTATTTGGCCTTTGCCAAGCCTCATCTACCATTTCCATCATCTCTAGTGACTGTGGAAAGGAGGCTAATTGAGCCTTAGTCATCTTAAACAAAGGGAATCCTGAAGGCGCCGTGGGCTCGGGCTCAGCAAAGCCTAAGGTATGCCTGATGCCTAAAATGAGACTATCCACACTATGGGCAGAAGCAGAATCCCCGTTACTAAGGGTATCCTCCTCTGGATATATCTaagtccccttcctctgctgaggAGTGGTCTGAATCCTGATCTCGGTCTTGTACCGCATCAGGGATAACCCTCTTGCGCCTGTGAGTTATAGTCCGTAATCGTTCTGCTTCATGAGCACATTCGGCCTGTGAGGATGTGTCTGCAACAGCCTGACTCTGTGTAGGGGTGTGAGAAACAGAATGTTAACGTACCTCTGTGAACCGTAATATCACCTTAGTGAGCTCAGCCATTGCTGTTGTCAGGGATCTTGCCCAGAGTGGTTCTTCCATAGCTGTAGATGCTTGAGCTGGGTTGTCTCTCCTGGATATTGGCGTCACAAACTGTGCAAAAAGCTTCCTGGGTCGGCTGCCCAATAGAtaatttacaattacatttttggCACAGCTATAATACACTACAGCTGAAGCAGAGGGTCCCTTATTTCTTGCTTAccccatatatataattttttatataaattagagagggagagagcgcgCGCAATCTGCTGGCTGTACAATAAGAATCTACCAAGTCTCTATACTAGGTAGTCTTATAATAAACACCACTTTCTTCAAACACTGAGTGTAATGTATGTGTAAAAATAGAGCAAACCTCCAATTGTTTGAAAGTGAATCTATAGAAACGATCTAAAAAAATACCAAATGAGGAGAGGCAGAGTCAGGCATCAACGTGCACGCGATGTTTCCCTGGAGGATCTTCATGTCCAATATGGCCACTGTCTGTGCCCGGAAGTGCATAGGAGGTAGATTGGAAGTCCCTCCTTTAATCTGGCTTCCTTCGCCAAGTGCTCTAGTAAAAGGGCTGTCAGTGTTTGTTAGCAACACGCTTTGTTACTATTGCCCAGGACACGTCTGCTGCTCTGGCAGCCGTTTCGCCTCCTTAGGAGCATGAATGCTGCTCCGTCCCCCCTCTGCTCATTGTCTAGGAGACAATTGGGTGGACATGTTGACATGTATAACGGGCGCTGAGGAGAGGCTGCTACAGGTTCACTCCCGACTGTCTCAGAGGCGTGGCTGCGGTCCGACCCGGCCTGAGCTGATGTCCTATTCACTCACCTGGGTCCCGCGCTGCACCTGAAGAAAAAggattaaaaataaaaccatgaTTATTGCTAAAACtaactaagtataggcaggagcctatatcCAAGTGACCAATCTCCTAGGCacttagaaaaaaaaactgaggTTTCtaatggagaggaggggcattGTAGGGGAGGAGAGTGAAGATCAAAGAAATTGATTAGTGCCTAAATTCCTAGACCACTgtcggctaacctgtgacactccaggtgttgtgaaactacaagttccagcactaagctgatatatatatatatatatatatatatatgtatatatatatatatatatatatatcagcttagtgctggaacttgtagtttcacaacacctggattgccacaggttagcaaacactgtcctagacccactactatacctcaatgtctcgcagtgtcccccaatgataGGAAAGAGAAAAAGCTTTCcaagagagatcaaggaggagaTAATGAGACTAAGATGAAGAGAAATCTAGCAATGGTAACTGTACTGAATGGAATTTTTAGAATCCTAATAGAAAGTAGGTAAACATATTTTTGTAcaattaatatatacattttgataaattcaaacacaatttaaaaacatataaagatctttaaaatatttttcatgttaAGTCGAATGAACGGTATATTATAGACTTTTTGGGCTAAGTTGTTCAGGCAACAgagaaaatgttaatttatttggTCTTATATTCATCACCTCTATTCACTTTAGCCTGTGTCATATGGCCCCACAACAGTATGTGATCAAGGTTTGCCTTTTTACATACTATTGTACAATATGCTCTTCCAGAGGAgtgcaaaatatttgtatttaatgctTTACCATATTAAATATTTTGACTGTTTTACATATTAACCTGTTTTTTTCCCTTAGTTAAGCGGGAAGGCCAGGATCCTCCAGCACAAGAATGATTCCAAGATGGAGGCCTACTGAACCTGAACAGTATAGTCCGGAGGCATAGACTTGTTGGATTctattataaggattattataGGTGGTCTTTGTGCAACtcaataaaactgaaaataggACATCATTTCACTTGCCAGGGGTATTCCTGCTACAACCTTTTGCATTCATTGTCAACTTTACCTACCTGTTGTGACCACACTTCCAGATAGTGACTTGTGTTTTCAGCCTCCAAATGcaagggtttttgttttgttgttttataaaTTCTACACTCTCTACATAAAGAGCCTTGTACCACCTACGAAAT
The Mixophyes fleayi isolate aMixFle1 chromosome 1, aMixFle1.hap1, whole genome shotgun sequence DNA segment above includes these coding regions:
- the CHERP gene encoding calcium homeostasis endoplasmic reticulum protein isoform X1, translating into MEVPLPPDDQELRNVIDKLAQFVARNGPQFENMTMEKQKENPKFSFLFGGEFYSYYKCKLAMEQQQLICKQAQDIEPTPQMSAIPPPDLPLPPTLVPPPQGAHAIDDLIQQSQWNLQQQEQQLVTMRQEQITAAVTHAIEQQMQKLRDETQLDMTEFDNLLQPIIDTCTKDAISAGKNWMFSNAKSPQHCELMAGHLCNRITADGAHFELRLHLIYLTNDVLHHCQRKQARELLAALQKVVVPIYCTSFLAVEEDKQQKIARLLQLWEKNGYFDEATIQQLQSPALGLGQHQAALLGEYSTVVQPILMAFQQQIQTLKTQHEEFVAGLKQQQQQIQIPVMEPIPEPTAPAPTPAPAQIPPPEDVKPALAIPTPSEFEPPPGSVPDPGNAGTRGPVPHEQIPPNKPPWFEQPQPMAPWGQQQPCEQPPFPHHQAPPHCPPWNNSHEGMWNERDPNWNSEPEPAWNSQREPPWNNQFDAPWSNQHEQPPWGGGAQRDPHFRMQRPPHFLGPFPPHQQQHPPQFNQPPHPHNFNRFPPRFMQEDFPPRHPFERPPFPHRFDYPQGGDFPSEMGPPHHHQGHRMPHPSMNEHPPWGGPQHQDFGPPPHGFNGQPPHMRRQGPPHVNHDDPSLVPNVPYFDLPAGLMAPLVKLEDHEYKPLDPKDIRLPPPMPPSERLLAAVEAFYSPPSHDRPRNSEGWEQNGLYEFFRAKMRARRRKGQDKRSRPSRSQSRSKSRGQSSSRSNSRSSKSSRSYSRSRSGSRSRSRSYSRSRSRSRSRSRSSRSPSRSRSRSKSLSPGRRRRSRSRSATPPSSSGLGSGPAATVPMVRLGEENKGHQMLVKMGWSGAGGLGANEQGIQDPIKGGDIRDKWDQYKGVGVSLDDPYENYRRNKSYSFIARMKARDENFKAGGPFPPGATPPANIKREGQDPPAQE
- the CHERP gene encoding calcium homeostasis endoplasmic reticulum protein isoform X2; translation: MEVPLPPDDQELRNVIDKLAQFVARNGPQFENMTMEKQKENPKFSFLFGGEFYSYYKLICKQAQDIEPTPQMSAIPPPDLPLPPTLVPPPQGAHAIDDLIQQSQWNLQQQEQQLVTMRQEQITAAVTHAIEQQMQKLRDETQLDMTEFDNLLQPIIDTCTKDAISAGKNWMFSNAKSPQHCELMAGHLCNRITADGAHFELRLHLIYLTNDVLHHCQRKQARELLAALQKVVVPIYCTSFLAVEEDKQQKIARLLQLWEKNGYFDEATIQQLQSPALGLGQHQAALLGEYSTVVQPILMAFQQQIQTLKTQHEEFVAGLKQQQQQIQIPVMEPIPEPTAPAPTPAPAQIPPPEDVKPALAIPTPSEFEPPPGSVPDPGNAGTRGPVPHEQIPPNKPPWFEQPQPMAPWGQQQPCEQPPFPHHQAPPHCPPWNNSHEGMWNERDPNWNSEPEPAWNSQREPPWNNQFDAPWSNQHEQPPWGGGAQRDPHFRMQRPPHFLGPFPPHQQQHPPQFNQPPHPHNFNRFPPRFMQEDFPPRHPFERPPFPHRFDYPQGGDFPSEMGPPHHHQGHRMPHPSMNEHPPWGGPQHQDFGPPPHGFNGQPPHMRRQGPPHVNHDDPSLVPNVPYFDLPAGLMAPLVKLEDHEYKPLDPKDIRLPPPMPPSERLLAAVEAFYSPPSHDRPRNSEGWEQNGLYEFFRAKMRARRRKGQDKRSRPSRSQSRSKSRGQSSSRSNSRSSKSSRSYSRSRSGSRSRSRSYSRSRSRSRSRSRSSRSPSRSRSRSKSLSPGRRRRSRSRSATPPSSSGLGSGPAATVPMVRLGEENKGHQMLVKMGWSGAGGLGANEQGIQDPIKGGDIRDKWDQYKGVGVSLDDPYENYRRNKSYSFIARMKARDENFKAGGPFPPGATPPANIKREGQDPPAQE